TGCTCAAAGATGTCATAGACTGGTTGTCCGACGATTATGCTGTTCGCAGCCTGGGAGCTGCCGGCGATACATTGGACAATATGTTGGATAAAGATGAGTACTTCACGGAATTACAACGCCTCATTGCAAACCATTTGCATCCTTCCATCGTATTGTTGAGCGCTGGAGGCAACGATGTCCTCGGTGGTGGCGACCTGAAAAAGCATTTGCGGGAATTTGATCCGGTCTTGACTCCGGCAGAGCACCTGGAATCATCCTATAACGATCTTCTCGCCAAGGTCGAAGGACAGTATGATATCGTTCTGCGCAAGCTTGAAACCATCTCCGGATTGCATATTATTTGTCATGGATACGACTATTGCATTCCCAATAGCGGGCGTTGGCTCGGTAAGCCGATGGAAAAACGCAACATTACCGACCCCGCGTTTCAACGTGCCATTGTCAAAGAGATGGTCGATCGTTTCCACGCCTGCATGCGTCGGCTGACGAAGAATTTCGACAACGTGAGCTTTCTGGATAATCGCGGCGTTGTCACGGATCAGCGTTGGCATGACGAATTGCATCCCGTTGATGAGGGATACCATGCTGTAGCGCTCCGCTTCAAAGAAGAGATTGAACAGTTTGCCGGCCCGCGGAGTCGACAGGCGCCTGCGGTGCAACCGGTGACTTCGAAATCGTCGCGAACCGGAGTTTCGACAGTGTCGTCTTCGAGGATGCCAACGACAGGGAAGCGTAAAGGAATGTCGTTGCATATTGGTCTCAACAGTGTCGACCCGAGTCATTATGCTGGTTGGGATGGCCAATTGATCGCCTGCGAAAACGATGCGTACGACATGCATGACATTGCACAAAGCATGGGATTTGTAGACAGAGAAATGTTGTTGACCGGTCAGGCCACGCGACAGGCCTTGCTCACTGCCTGCGCACGTGCAGCCAATGAGTTACAGGCCGGTGACATCTTTCTTCTGACCTACTCGGGCCATGGCGGCCAATTGCCGGATCTGAATTTCGATGAGTCCGACAATCTTGATGAAACATGGTGTCTCTATGACGGACAAATCCTCGATGACGAACTGTTTGCCATGTACGCCAGATTTCGTGAAGGCGTTCGTATCCTTGTTTTGTCCGATAGCTGCCATAGTGGTTCGGTGATTCGTGCTGCAGGAGGGTTCCTCGAGAGGATCAGTGGTCCTCAAGACCCCAATGATCCGACGACGTGGCCACGCTGTATGTCTGATCAGGTCGCGTCACGGGTTTTTCGTCAGAATCGTGCCTTCTATACCGAGTTGAGCAAGTCCGCTCGCGGTATCGACTACGACATTGTCGAAAAGAAGTTGACGATGCCTCTGGCCTGTACGGTACGTCTTCTTTCCGGATGCCAGGACAACCAGACGTCCATGGACGGACCCTTTAACGGTGCTTTTACCGGGAAGCTTCTCCGCGTTTGGGCGGAGGGACGATTCCAGGGGAATTACGCCAAGTTCCATCAAGCCATTGTGAAAGGTATGCCCCGGTCTCAGACTCCGAATATGCTGGTGTTGGGTGCTCCCAACCCGCCCTTTGATACCCAGAAGCCCTTTAGCATATAGAACCTCGGCCACACATGGAGCGGCGTGAAGAGCCGTCGTGTATCCGAAACATCTCGCCAATATCCAAAGACTCGTTGCCGGCATATTCCACAACGTATGCCTCTTCACCACTTCACGTCTCTGCTCAAACGAGACGTGAAGTGGTGAACGGGGCGTTTGTTATTGGATCATCATGAGAATGGGGAGAATAGAGTCGTGGTGTGGTGAGGATGGAATAGAGAGTTTCTGAATGCGGGTGTTGTATGTGTCGATGTCTACGTCTTGCTTCTAAGGGGTAAGGCATTACGGCGATTGGGTGGGCTTATATGGGATGGGAAATTGATACGAAAACAATGGGCATGGAAAACTTACATTGATCCGTGAAATATTTCATGCCATTGAAGTTGAAAGAGTGTTGTTTTTGCATTGGGATACGTGGGAGCCGATCGATTCATGACCGTTTATATACTAGAGTAGGGATATGTATGGTTGTTGAACAGCTTGTCAGTGATGCTTTTTTGTCGATTTGGTGCAGTCTGGTGAGTCAAGGATTGTGGACAGCTGCGGACCAAGGGTGGGAGGCGCTGAAAAGGAACTGGGCAAACGATACAGACAAGGAACCGTTTATTCGCTTTATCGATGCGGTGCGAAACTGCTGGCTTCAGGCTGTTCGGAAGAATGGCGAAGACGAAAAAGCCTTTGCCGCAATGTTCGATGTTGCGTTTCGTGATGTTACGGAGCGGTATTCTTCTACAAACAATGCGCAACACGATATGGTGTTCCACCCCTATCTCCCACTCTCTGAGCCTATTGCATCACTTCGGGCCGCTTTAGAAGTGGAAATGGAGAGGAGCGGAATTCGTGAAGATAGAATTCCATCTCTTTTATTAGACTTCAATATGG
Above is a window of Desulfovibrio inopinatus DSM 10711 DNA encoding:
- a CDS encoding caspase family protein, giving the protein MDTRISVEELSKRLNNLDVDESELRKYFTVDEEHSGLFLPCLVINEQEVAIDMATPEGRSRSALLLNSLNDMSRFRRHLRFNRKVADSSYEGPIILSEGDSWFQYPLMLKDVIDWLSDDYAVRSLGAAGDTLDNMLDKDEYFTELQRLIANHLHPSIVLLSAGGNDVLGGGDLKKHLREFDPVLTPAEHLESSYNDLLAKVEGQYDIVLRKLETISGLHIICHGYDYCIPNSGRWLGKPMEKRNITDPAFQRAIVKEMVDRFHACMRRLTKNFDNVSFLDNRGVVTDQRWHDELHPVDEGYHAVALRFKEEIEQFAGPRSRQAPAVQPVTSKSSRTGVSTVSSSRMPTTGKRKGMSLHIGLNSVDPSHYAGWDGQLIACENDAYDMHDIAQSMGFVDREMLLTGQATRQALLTACARAANELQAGDIFLLTYSGHGGQLPDLNFDESDNLDETWCLYDGQILDDELFAMYARFREGVRILVLSDSCHSGSVIRAAGGFLERISGPQDPNDPTTWPRCMSDQVASRVFRQNRAFYTELSKSARGIDYDIVEKKLTMPLACTVRLLSGCQDNQTSMDGPFNGAFTGKLLRVWAEGRFQGNYAKFHQAIVKGMPRSQTPNMLVLGAPNPPFDTQKPFSI